The sequence below is a genomic window from Lysobacter capsici.
GGCGTGGAAGGCCTGGGATGCGACTGCGTTGGTCGCCGGTGCGCGTGAGCGGTTGCCGTTGTTGATCGATCAGGGCGGGGATGATGAGTTTCTGGTGTCGCAACTGAAGCCGGAGTTGTTGCGGGTCGCGTGTGAGGTCGCCAGGCATCCGCTGGAGCTGCGCATTCGGCCGGGGTGCGACCATAGCTATTACTTCATCGCCAGTTATATCGGCGAGCATGTCGCGCATCATGCCAAGGCGTTGCACGGCTGAGATTTGCGTGCTCTCACCCCGGCCCTCTCCCGCAAGCGGGAGAGGGAGTGGTTCGAAGGGGGTGATACAGGCGCGGGAGGCGGTGTTTCGGGTAATCGATGCACGCGCGAGTGGCACAGACGAGTAAATCTCCCCGGCATCCCGCGCCCTTCTCCCGCAACGCGGGAGAAGGTGGCCCGAAGGGCCGGATGAGGGCGCTCGCCCGTTACGACTTCTTCGGCGGCGGCAACGCTTTCGCATGCACCTTGTTGCCGTCGGCCAGCAGCGCGTTCGGCGCCAGCACCACGGTGTCGCCGGCCTGGATGCCGGTCAGCACTTCGACTTCGTTGCCTAGGTTGCGGCCCAGGGTCACGTCACGATACGACAGCGTCGAGTCCGCCTTCAAGGTCACCACCTGCACGCCGGTCGCGCGCTGGATCACGGTCGACACCGGCAGCACCACGGCCGGCGCGACGCGCGGCAGGTGCAATCGCGCCGAGCCGACCATGCCGGCCGGGATGCGGCTGTCGGGGTTGGGCAGGCGCAGTTCGGTGCGCATCACGCCGGCATCGCGCGAGAGCGTGCGCGCGCTGCGCGCGACCTGCGCCTTGAACACCTGGCCGGGCAGTTCCGGGAAGCTCACGTCGGCTTCCAGTCCGTTCTGGATCTGCATCGACACGTTCTGCGGCACGTCGACCACCACCCGCAGCGGATCGAGCACGGCGATCTCGAACATCGGCACGGTCGAGGAGGCCGAATCGCCGACCACCCGATCGCCGCGTTCGACATTGCGCGCCACCACGACACCGGCGAACGGCGCGCGCACCGACTGGAACGACTGCCGTTCGATCGCCGAGGTCAGCCGCGCCTGCGCCGCGTTGTGCGCGGCCACGGCGACGTCGTAATTGCCCTTGCGGTCGCTGAAGTATTCCTTCGACACCGCGCCGGTGCCGATCAGGGTCTGGGCGCGGTCGTAGTTGACCTTGGCCAGTTCCTGGTCGGCGGCGGTCTGCGCCAGCAGCGCGCGCGCTTCGCGCACCGACTGGTCGATTTCCGGCGCCGAGATCGTCGCCAGCACCTGGCCGGCGTCGACCTTGTCGCCGAGTTCGACCTTGCGTTCGCTGACGAAACCGGTCGCGCGCGCGTACAACTGCGCCGACTCGCCGGCCTGCGCGCGCGCGGGCAGGGACAGATCAAAGGCGGCATCGGCGGCCTTGGCCTGCACCGTGAGCACTTCGGGCAGGGCGTTGGCCGGCGTGGTCTCGGCGTCGCTGCGGCTGCAGCCGGCGAGCACGGTCAGCAGCGCGGCGGCCAGGGCGAGGCTCAGGCCGGCCCGGTCGAGCGGGTGGGAGACACGGATCGAGCGGTTCATGGAGCGACTCCTGCGGGGGCGCCGGCGCTGTCGGAGGATTCGTCCTCGACGCGCGGCTTACGACGGCGGCCGACGACGGCCAGGATAGAGGGAACGAGAATCAAGGTGGCGGGCGTGCCGAACAGCAGGCCGCCGATCACCGCGCGGCCGAGCGGCGCGTTCTGTTCGCCGCCGTCGCCCAGGCCGATCGCCATCGGGATGATGCCGAGCACCATCGCGCTGGCGGTCATCAGCACCGGACGCAGGCGCACCGCGGCCGATTCGTACGCGGCCAGTTCCGGATCGTGACCGTCGGCGATCAGGCCGCGGGCGAAGCTGGTGACCAGCACGCTGTTGGCGGTCGATACGCCGATCACCATCATCACGCCCATCAGCGCCGGCACGCTCAGCGGCGTACCGGTCACCCACAGGCCGACGGCGGCGCCGGCGATCGCGATCGGCAGGCCCGACATCGCCACCGCGGGTTGAATCCACGACTGGAAGTTCACCACCAGCACCAGAAACACCAGGATGGCGGACATCACCAGGCCGGTCGCGAGTTCGCCATAGGCGCTCTGCATCTCGCCGGCCTGGCCGACGATCTCGATGCGGTTGCCGGGCTTGAGCTTGCTGTTGAGTTCGCCGGTGATCTTCGTGAGCTGGTCGTAGATCGAACCCAGGTCGGTGCCTTCCACGTTCGCGATCACGCTGATGGTCGGCGCCAGGGTGGTGCGGGCCACGCTGGCCGGCACCTGGCGCGCGGTGACCGTGGCGATGTTGCGCAACAGCACCGCTTCGCCGTTGGCGCCGATGCGCAGCGGCGAGTTCATCAGCGCGTCGATGTTTTTCAGATTGTTGATCGGCGCCTGCACCTGCACGGTATAGGCGATCGCGTTGACGGTGTCGGTCCAGTACACCGGCGACACCGTGCCGGCCGAACCGAGCACCGCGAGCACGGCGCGGCTGGCTTGCTGCGCATCAAGGCCGAGTTGCGCGGCGCGGGTGCGGTCGATCTTGACCTGGTATTCGGGCAGATCGAGCACCTGGCGCAGGGCGATGTCGACCGCGCCGGGCACCTTGTGCAGGCGCTGTTCGATCTCGCGCGCCATCGCCAGATTGCCGGGCACGTCGCGGCCGATCAGGCGCACTTCGAACGCCGCCGCGGCCGAACCGGCCAGGGTGCGGCTGGTCGCGTCCGGCGGACGCTCGAACAGCTTGGCTTCGGGGAAACGCTCGGCGATGCGCTTGCGGATCTTGACCAGGTAGTCGTGGCTGTTGGCGTGCGGCGAGCGCAGCTGCAGCATGATCTCGGCTTCGAACGAACCCACCACCGCGCTGTCGACCAGCGACAGGTTGACCGCGTCGGGCACGCCGATCTGTTCGTACACGGTCTGCAGTTCCTGCGGCGGAATGATCGAGCGGATCTCGCGCTGGATCTCGCTGAGCTTGGCCGCGGTTTCCTCCAGGCGCGTGCCCGACGGCAACCGCACCTGCATGCGCAGCTGGCCGGCGTCGACCTGCGGGAAGTATTCGCGGCCGAGCGAGGCGGCGGCGAGCGCGCCGACGCCGAACACCAGCACCGCGACCACGGTCAGCACCAGGCCGTGATGCCCGAGCTTGATCAGCAGCGCGTGGTGCTTGTCGCGCAGCGAATCGAGCACGTGCTCGACCTTGTGGTTGATCTTCAGCAGCAGCTTTTCCGGCGCCCAGCGCGGGTTGGCGCGGCTCTTGATGTCGGCCGGCAGCAGCATGTAGCACAGCACCGGGATCAGCGTGCGCGAGAGCAGGAACGAGGCCAGCATGGCGAAGATCACCGCCAGCGCCAGCGGGGTGAACACCCACGCCGACAGGCCGGTCATCAACAGGATCGGGGTCAGCACGATGCAGATCGAAATGGTCGAGACCATTTCCGGGAACACCACTTCCTTGGCGCTGTCCAGGATCGCGGTGCGCACGTCCTTGCCCAGCGCGATGTTGCGGTTGGTGTTCTCCACGTCGACCACCGCGTTGTCGACCAGGATGCCGATCGCCAGCGCCAGGCCGCCCAGGGTCATGACGTTGAAGGTGTAGCCCAGCAGATGCAGCATCGCGATCGACGACAGCAGCGCGAGCGGAATCGCCGACAGCACGATCATGCTCGACCGCCACGAACCGATGAACATCAGCACCACCAGCGCGACCAGCAGGCCGACCAGCAGCGCTTCGTGTTCAATCGAGCTGATCGCGTTGTCGACGAACACCGACTGGTCGAAGATCGCGTGGATGCGCGTGCCCGGCGGCGCCGAGGCTTCGATCTCGGGCAGGCGCTCGCGCACCGCGCGCACGATCTCTACAGCGGACGCGCCGCCGAGCTTGATCAACGCCACCGACACCGCGCTGGAGCCGTCCATGCGCGCGACGTTGGTCTGCAGCGCACCGCCGTCGCGCACCGAGGCGACGTCGCGCACGTAGATCACCGTGCCGCCGCGCGACACCACCGGGATGTCGAGGAATTCGGCCGCGGTCGCCGGGCTGGTGTCGATCGAGATCTGCATCTCGCGCTGGCCTTCGCGGATCGAACCCGACGGCAAGGTCGGGCTGCCGCGTTCCAGCGCGCCGGTCACGTCGGCCGGGGTCAGGCCGTAGGTCTGCAGCTTGGCCGGATCGAGATCGACCATGATCTGCCGCGGCGCGCCGCCGTAGGGCAGGGTCATGCGGATGCCGGGAATGGTCTGGATCTGCGAACGCAGCTGCAGGCGCGCGTAGTCGTACAACTGCGCCTCGGTCAGCGAATCCGACGACAGCACCAATTGCAGCACCGGCGTGCTCGACACGTTGTTGCGCACCACCAGCGGCGGCGAAGTACCCGGCGGCATGCGCCGCAGGATCGTCTGCGAGACCGCGGTGATCTGCACCAGCGCGCGGTCCAGGCTCACGGTCGGCTGGAAATCGATGCGCACGATGCTGGCGCCGTTGATCGTTTCCGAACGAACCTCTTTAAGGTCGTCGACGGTGTTGAGGATCGCCGCCTCGGAGAACGAGGTCATCTTCGCCGCGACGTCGGCCGCCGGCAGGCCGGTGTAGGTCCACACCAGATTGATCGAGGGAATCCCGACCTCGGGAAGGATGTCGGTCGGCATCTTGCGCGCCGACAGCACGCCGAACAGCAGGATCAGGATCGCCAGGACGCCGATGGTGTAACGGCGGCTCAGGGCGTATTGAACAATCCACATCGTGAGGGGAGTCCGATTGAAGGAGCCGACGGCTGGATGAGTGGTGCGAAGTGTCCGCGCCTGGCGATCGGGCCGCAGCCGTGTCGCGTGGAACGGTTCGTATGCAGGCCGCAACGCTGGCGATGCGCCGCGCAAGGGACGGTGAAGAAACGAACAACCAAGAGCCGAACAACGAAGAACCGAACAACGAAGAACCGCAAGCTCTGGCGGCACTCTAGGCGCGGCACGCGTACGCGAAGCTGTCGTTTGGCTGACAAATTCGTCAGCTGCGGACGTGAGGATACGAACGGGCACTGCGGGCGGTCCGCGCGAACGCGTGGGCGGGGCGTCTGCGATCGTTGCGCGTGGCGTGTTGGGGGCGTATCGAGTGTGGGGTTGGGCTGGACCTCGCTCGCTGTTGGACCGGCGGCATCCGTTCGCGTTTCCGCCCGGCCCGCTCCGGGGCTCGCGCGACCACCGCCGCTACCCGGCGTACCGTCGAGGCGGGCGTCGGGTCAAAGGTGTCGACCAGCGTTCGCTGGCCAGGGTGCAACGGGGAGTGCGGTTACGTTAGTCGCACACTCGCGCGTGCGTTAGTACATTACTGTCGCATCGTTGCCTATTTCTGCAATTTGGCTGGATCGGCACAGCTTGCGGGCAGATTTGTACCGATGGCGGGGCGGCGGGTCGTCGTTCGGGAAATCAGGTGGATCCAGACTTTTGCCCGATCCCCGGCGGCCGGCGAAGCGGCGCGGTCCGCGGCTTGGGGCAGGCTGCTGGATTGCCTGATCGGATGGCGCCGAGGCGTTGCTGCGTCGTGGTCGCAGGCGCGCGGGGTCGCTGCCGATGCGGCCGGCGAGCGCGTGGCCCACGGCTTCGCAAGCGCCCGCGCGCTGGCATACTCCAGGCTCAGGGAATCGCTCGCACCGAGCCGCGTCACGACAGGGAGACACACGTCGATGGTCAACATCCGGATCCCGGCCTGGCTGGCAATGGCGATGCTGTTGCCCGCAACCGGCTTGTTCGGCGCCTGCGCCGCGAAACAGCCGCACGAACCCTCGCCTCCGTCCGAACCTGTGAAGGTCAGCGCCGCCATGTCCGAAACCATCCCGTCTTCGCCGCCCGCCGCCGGCGCGCAAACGCTCACCGCGCAAGAAGCCGGGCACCGGCTGCTGACGTTGATCGACAGCCTCAGGACACCGGCGGATTTCAGCCTGGACCGCTTCAAGACGGTCATGCGCCTGCCCGAGCCGTCGACCGAGGACGCCGGCGAACGCGAGCCGGGCTACGAAGGGTTTTCCGAAGCGATCGCCGGCAGCGACTGGTCGCAGACCATCGCCTACTCCGACGATCCGTCGTCGGCGGACGCGAAGAAGATCGAATACCGCCTCGACTACGAAGGCGCCCAGGCCGATCAGGACCAACTCGATCTGGGCCCGGCCTGCGCGATGGACTACGCGGCCTATCGGCGCGCGCTGCTCGACATGGGATTCCAGGAAGGCCCGGCGACGCCG
It includes:
- a CDS encoding efflux RND transporter permease subunit encodes the protein MWIVQYALSRRYTIGVLAILILLFGVLSARKMPTDILPEVGIPSINLVWTYTGLPAADVAAKMTSFSEAAILNTVDDLKEVRSETINGASIVRIDFQPTVSLDRALVQITAVSQTILRRMPPGTSPPLVVRNNVSSTPVLQLVLSSDSLTEAQLYDYARLQLRSQIQTIPGIRMTLPYGGAPRQIMVDLDPAKLQTYGLTPADVTGALERGSPTLPSGSIREGQREMQISIDTSPATAAEFLDIPVVSRGGTVIYVRDVASVRDGGALQTNVARMDGSSAVSVALIKLGGASAVEIVRAVRERLPEIEASAPPGTRIHAIFDQSVFVDNAISSIEHEALLVGLLVALVVLMFIGSWRSSMIVLSAIPLALLSSIAMLHLLGYTFNVMTLGGLALAIGILVDNAVVDVENTNRNIALGKDVRTAILDSAKEVVFPEMVSTISICIVLTPILLMTGLSAWVFTPLALAVIFAMLASFLLSRTLIPVLCYMLLPADIKSRANPRWAPEKLLLKINHKVEHVLDSLRDKHHALLIKLGHHGLVLTVVAVLVFGVGALAAASLGREYFPQVDAGQLRMQVRLPSGTRLEETAAKLSEIQREIRSIIPPQELQTVYEQIGVPDAVNLSLVDSAVVGSFEAEIMLQLRSPHANSHDYLVKIRKRIAERFPEAKLFERPPDATSRTLAGSAAAAFEVRLIGRDVPGNLAMAREIEQRLHKVPGAVDIALRQVLDLPEYQVKIDRTRAAQLGLDAQQASRAVLAVLGSAGTVSPVYWTDTVNAIAYTVQVQAPINNLKNIDALMNSPLRIGANGEAVLLRNIATVTARQVPASVARTTLAPTISVIANVEGTDLGSIYDQLTKITGELNSKLKPGNRIEIVGQAGEMQSAYGELATGLVMSAILVFLVLVVNFQSWIQPAVAMSGLPIAIAGAAVGLWVTGTPLSVPALMGVMMVIGVSTANSVLVTSFARGLIADGHDPELAAYESAAVRLRPVLMTASAMVLGIIPMAIGLGDGGEQNAPLGRAVIGGLLFGTPATLILVPSILAVVGRRRKPRVEDESSDSAGAPAGVAP
- a CDS encoding efflux RND transporter periplasmic adaptor subunit; its protein translation is MNRSIRVSHPLDRAGLSLALAAALLTVLAGCSRSDAETTPANALPEVLTVQAKAADAAFDLSLPARAQAGESAQLYARATGFVSERKVELGDKVDAGQVLATISAPEIDQSVREARALLAQTAADQELAKVNYDRAQTLIGTGAVSKEYFSDRKGNYDVAVAAHNAAQARLTSAIERQSFQSVRAPFAGVVVARNVERGDRVVGDSASSTVPMFEIAVLDPLRVVVDVPQNVSMQIQNGLEADVSFPELPGQVFKAQVARSARTLSRDAGVMRTELRLPNPDSRIPAGMVGSARLHLPRVAPAVVLPVSTVIQRATGVQVVTLKADSTLSYRDVTLGRNLGNEVEVLTGIQAGDTVVLAPNALLADGNKVHAKALPPPKKS